AGAATACGGCATCTTCAGACTCTTCGCCATGACCTTTATATACTTTTTCACATTCCCATTTTTTCTCGTCTTCGGACATTTCGAATTTTTCTTCGATCTTCATGGTGGCATAGATTTCACCGTCTTTTTCCAGGGTGATTTCATCGCCAACATTGATGTCTGCAGCATCAGCAGCAGCAGCGTCGAGCATAACGGGAACCGGCCAGAAAGTACCGTCAGCCAGCAGGAAGTCTTCGCAAACGCCTTTCCAGTCAGCTTTGGTCATGAAGCCGTTCAGCGGAGAGAAACCGCCGATACCCAGCATGATCAAGTCGCCTTTAACCTGGGAAGAAATTTCAATTTTTTTCAGACCTTCAGCTTTTTTCAGTTCAGCTTCCAGTTCTGCGCCTTCAAGCTTGCAGCATACAAGACCTTTTCCACCATGGGGTGCAACTAATTTAGACATTTACTTCAGTCTCCTTATCTATGGTTAACTTCCATTATGGGTGTCAGATGCCTTGACCCGGCACCTGACTTCAATTTTATTTAAAAATCTCGTAAGATTTAATGATGATTCGCTGATTTGTCAAGAATTATATTTGCTTAACTTTAACAGTTCTCCCACCTCAGCCATGGATACTGCATGGGCGTGGGCTTGCAGCCCAGGCTGTTTAAATGCAATGAACCAGGTCCCGGCCGATTCAGCCGCCTTTTGGTCGTATATGGAATCCCCGATGAACACAATCTGCCGGGGCAGCAGCGCAAAGGCGTCCATAATTTTTTCAAGCTGATCAGGGAAGGGTTTGGGATTGGCCACATCAGATGCTGTGACAACAATATCAAATGCTTTTTTCAGCTTATGTTCTATAAGCACCTTCCCCATAGTATTTGTTCGGTTCGTGGCCACACCACGCACAAGCCCTGCCTGCTTTAAGTTATCAAGCAACTCAAGCAGGCCCGGTTCCATCAGCATAAAAGGAATCACGGATGCATAGCCGATGCTTTTAATCATCTCGTAGACAGGCCGGTGGTCATCCATTTCAGGAAAAAGATATTCAACGGCAGTGGTTACCGTCATCATATGAATGTTTTGAAACTGCTCATCGTCAAGGGGCGGTTTATTAAAACATTTCAGGATTTCATTATAAAATTTCCGATTGGCCTGGGCCGTATCAAACATGACACCGTCGCAGTCAAACACAACAGCCTTAATTCCTGATGTATCCATTCTGTTTAGAATCCTTGGGGCTATTAATTTACTTGTATGCTAAAATTACTTTTGCGCATCCTCTTCAAAAATGGCATAGACCCTGATTTTCAAACGAGGTTTATTGGGATCGTCTGTTGTCAATGTAATAAGATCATAAGTATTGGTAGAACGGTCGGAAAAACACGACACCCTAACCTGCCATTGTTTTTGACCCTGGCCGGGCTTGATCAGCTCAGCCTTGATCTGCCTATTCAATTGAAGCTTCATGTCAAGGATATTTAACTTATCCCCTTGCACCGGCTCAATTGTAACCACATCACTTAAAGTCTGGCCGGGTGCTCCGCTCAGGTTCACA
This window of the uncultured Desulfobacter sp. genome carries:
- a CDS encoding HAD-IA family hydrolase: MDTSGIKAVVFDCDGVMFDTAQANRKFYNEILKCFNKPPLDDEQFQNIHMMTVTTAVEYLFPEMDDHRPVYEMIKSIGYASVIPFMLMEPGLLELLDNLKQAGLVRGVATNRTNTMGKVLIEHKLKKAFDIVVTASDVANPKPFPDQLEKIMDAFALLPRQIVFIGDSIYDQKAAESAGTWFIAFKQPGLQAHAHAVSMAEVGELLKLSKYNS